GACCAATTGACTCTTCTTGACAATCTTTTCCTATAACAACAGACTTTGGAAcctatttcaaaagttgttataGTTTGGTAACTGTTTTGAATAATTATTTGTCACCAGTCATATGTCTGGAACACGCGCTGTCAAGATACCATTTTCCTTTTCGATTCTTCTTGCGGTGTTCCTGCAAAACAAGATTACTTGTTTTTAGGTACCCAAGTCTGCTTGGGTCCAGAATGGTTAGATTTCTAAGTGTTAGATTGACTAGAGGATTTAGGTCGCCAAACCCATCTCCTGTTGTCCTTGAACCTGCAATGGTTAGAAGTGTGACCAcgttttccacaataaaaacaCGACGGTTTATTGGGATTTTCAAAGCCTTTTTTTGCTCTGATTCTGTTCCTTCATTGGTTAGTGTTATGACCATTTTTACCACAGTAATAACATGCATAAAAGTTTCTAGTTCTAATCAAATAGTTATGAGGAGTGGTCGTATTTGATTTGACGGAACTATGACTAGTGAATTTTTGTAATCCTTTCAGTTGAAGTTGAAGTCATTTACTTCCTCTTGAAGTATGTCACGCTCTATTTCACACACTTCTAGCTTCAAGGCCCagtcttttttttctctttggaTTTTTCTGAGTTCATTTAGAACTCTTTCAATATCTGCAAGAGCAATAATAACAAATTCTTGAAGTTCATAACAGTTAGGATAAGTAGAAAGACGTACCTCACTAGTTCCCTCGTCTGCCATAAGACCAAGTTCACATGAGTCCTCATTGCTATCTTCTTTTATGGCCATGAAACACATATTTACAATTTCTTCAATGTCagattcttcttcatcactccagGCTCCAaaagacttcttcttttgaaaGTTTCTACTGAGTTTTGTTTTCAGCATGGGACAATCAGGTTTAATGTGTCCATGTTTTCCACATTCATAGCATCttccattatttttatcattttcacTATTTGTCCTTCCTCTTATGAAGTTTGATTTCCCTCTTTTGCTATATTTGTTCTTCCTCATCATGCTAGCTACAACTTGAGAAAGCATGGCTATATTTTCATCATGTtctccttcttcctcttcttcttcattttctggtTCAACCACAGTTGCTTTAATAAAGGCTACTgcttttttattttcttgttgAATTTTCCTGTCCAAGTGAGTTTTCTCAAAGGCAATTAAATCACATCTTAGTTCATCATAGGATATTTTGTCAAGGTCTTGACATTCCAGAGCAATAACTTTGGGCTGCCAAATTGTGGGTAGACTTCTAAGGATTTTTCTGACCTGTTCTCCGCTTTTTATTGGTCTACCAAAGGATTTTAGATTTCCAAGGATTTTGCTGAACCTGGATAATATTTCTTCCACTGATTCTCCATCCTTCATTTGAAATAGCTCATAGTCACGAACTAGAAGATTGATCCTTATTTCCTTTACCTTGTTGGTTCCTTCATATGTGATTTCCAATTTATCCCACATTTTCTTGCCAGTTTTACAGCTTGAAATCTTTTCATACTCTTCTCCACTGATAGCATTATACAGTAGATTTTTTGCTTTGGCATTCACGGTTATAACAGCAGCTTGTTCATCAGTGTAATCATCTAAGTCAAGTGGATCAGTTGATACAATGATTTGATCATTTGCATATTTCTTTGGTGGAATTGGAAGATTTCCCTTTTTGATAACACGCCAAATTTTGATGTCATATGACACAGTGTACGTTTCCATGCGAACTTTCCAGTGAGAAAGATATTGTCCGTAGAAATATGGAGGTCGTACCTGAGAGGTTCCTTCTTGAAATAATGCACTCACGACTGTGTTTGATCCCATGATCTTTTCCTCACTAGTTGTTAAGCAAATTTTGTgagccttgctctgataccaattgaaagtacaaagGGGGGGGGGGTTGAATTGTGGACTATTAAAACTTAGTTGACTAAGATTTAGCTTAGTCGACTAGTTTTCGTATAGTACGCAGTTTAGATAGAGATGAATGTAATGAATTGAAGGAAAAACAAGACACAACAGTTTTTGTACTGATTCAGTACCGGTATGGTACTTACGTCCAGTTTCctttgggtcacaagggttctcttagatcttgATAAAGAATTACAACAGTGATGGTTATGGCTCGTTCACCACCAATGATGTTTAGCAACAATGATTTCTGGAtgttgacacaactctcttttgtgTTCTAACTCTTTCTATCTTTTATGACACTTGTAGACTCAAGAATACAATGTTTGTATTAATAACTAGAGAGACTTAGAAGACAGTGTTTGTAGTTGCGCACTTCACTCCTTGAGTTTGCCAGTGTTCTTATAGGCAAGTATTGTTTTGTGTTTGTGTTTGATTCCAGCAAGGTGTCTCTGATTCTTTCAGGGGAGATGGGTGTTGGATTCGAGCAGGGTGTCTCTGATTCCTTCAAGAGAGATGGGCTAGAATATTTTAAACCATGGAGTGTTATGTTCCATGCCGAGATGCTTCATGTTTTCTTGAGGAGATGAGCGTGTTTCAAATGGTCTTCATTTGGTGGGGTGCATTAATTAATCCAAGGAGTACTTCATGTTTTATTAAAGAAAGAAGCACCACTTCCAATTGTCTCTCACTATGATGTGTTTCCCACTCAAATTGTCTCCCATTCCTTTTGTCCTTTCTTCTTGATCTTCTTGTCTTGAGTTTCTACTGAATCTTCTATGATTTAGTTTCCTTTTTTATAGCTTCTTGTCCTAGTATCGGATCCTTCTATTTTACATCACAAACTCTTCTTTGATCTCATTTCCTTCTGTTGATGCCTTGATTTCTACAATCAAAGTAGATAGGATTTAGTTTTGCACAATTGTCACCATTGAAACTTAGATATAACAAGTAATAGTTCTAACTAATTAAGCTACCACTAAATTCCCAAACGTGGATTAATCAAGTTGCTCACGTCTGTTTCAGAGTTTATGTGTTTGCTACTTTTTGATCTTTCAACTTGTAAAAAACATTTACCATACTTGTTTTTGGTAAATAAGTAACTTTTATTACCAAGGGCAAAATATGTACAATTATAACAAAAACCCTTAGAGATGATCAGCAATCCACCTCTAGAAACCTGTTAAACATTTATCTATTATTGTCAAGAAGCTCTAGCTATGGCAGAGGAAGAGAGAGAAGAATGAGATTGAGAAAAGGAATGGCAGTTACTTCATTCTACTGCACAGAGTAACAATACCATTGTTCCAACTATCTGCGTATATCTACTACTATTTATACACAATCAATTATAACTAATTCTATAACTAACCACAGTATAGTTAAATAACTAGGACCTACTGCTCTCAACACTACCCCTCAAGCTGAGGGATGAAATACATCTTTCATTCCCAGCTTGCTTAGTAAGTAGTCATGATGTGGTTTGCATAGTGCTTTTGTCAATACATCTGCTATTTGTTCTGTTGTCCCAATATGTTGTATTTGAACCAAGCCTTGCACAATCTTTTCCCTTAAAAAATGGCAATCAATATCTATATGCTTTGTTCTTTTGTGAAATATTGGATGAGCAACAATCTGAATGGCTGCCTTGATGTTACAATGTAGAGACACATGTAGTGTGACATCTACTCCTAATTCTTTGAAGAGCCTGACCAACCATACAATCTCAGCCACTGTGGCTGCCATGCTTCTAAATTCTGCTTCAGCTGAGCTCCTAGATACTGTCCCCTGCTTCTTTGACTTCCAAGATATCAGTGCAATACCAAATTTCACCACATTGCCAACGACTGATCTCCTAGACTCCACACATTCTCCTCAGTTAGAGTCACGGTAAGCTATTAGCTGATTGCAGCTTCTAGTGGGCATAAGCAAACCAAGTCCAGGTATTGACTTGATATATTTCACTACCCTCCTTCCAACTTCCATGTGAGAAGCTTTAGGTGCATGCATATATTGTCTAAGTACCTGAACTACAAAAGCTATGTATGGCCTTGTCATAGTCAGGTACAGAAGCCTGCCAACCAATCTTCGATAGTTCCCTTAGTCTTCAAGTTGTACATCCTCAGAAGAATTATCCTTCACCACTTAATCAAACTCAACATATGTAAGCTTATGGTTAAACTCAAGAGGTGTATAAGTTGGTTTTCCACCTGCTAAACCAAGTTCAGATATAAGTTCTAAAGCATACTTCCTTTGGCACATCAATATACCATTCTGAGACCTTGAGAACTCAATgcaaaaaaatatttcaattctCCTAAATCCTTTATTTTGAATTTCTCCTTCAAATCCTTTTTTACCTACTTGATAAGAGATAGATTGCTACCAGTCACCAACAAGTCATCTATATATACTAGAATCACCACTAATTCATCACATATCCTTTTAGTGAACAGGGAGTAGTCATAGTGACTTTGAACAAATCCCATGTCTAGGAGTGCCTCAATTAGCTTGAGATTCCACTGTGTAGGTGCTTGATTTAACCCATACAAGGATTTGTGCAACTTGCATACCTTCTGACACTCCCCTGGATTGAAAAGTCATCAGGATCTTGCATATGTACTTCCTAGTAGGTCACCTTTAAGGAATGCATTATGGACATACATCTGGAAGATGTACCAACTAGAGGCAGCAACTAGAGCAACTATAATCCTCACAGTGACCATCTTAGCCACAGGAGAGAAGGTTTCTGTGTAATCAAGACCTTCTTGTTGATTATAGCCTTTGGCTACTAGTGTGGCCTTATACCTTTCCGTCTCACCATTAGACTTATATTTGACCTTAAAGACCTATTTATGTCCTATAGGTACCTTCTCTTGAGTCAAATAAACTATGGACCAAGTGTTATTTTCTTCCAAGGCTGAAATTTCAGCTTGTATGTCTTCCACCCACTTAGGATCAGCAATTGTTTCTCTGAAAGTTCTAGGCTCAATAGTGGCTAGAGCAACCACAACACTCACAGTGACCATCTTAGCCACAGGAGATAAGGTCTCTGTGTAATCAAGACCTTCTAGAAGAATGTAGAATCTGGTTACTAGTATGGCCTTATACCTTTCTGTCTCACCATTAGACTTATATTTGACCTTAAAGACCTATTTACACACTATAGATACCTTCTCTGGAGTCAAATAAACTATGGACCAAGTGTTATTTTCTTTCAAGGCTGAAATTTCAGCTTGTATGTCTTCCACCCACTTAGGATCAGCACTTGTTTCTCTGAAAGTTCTAGGCTCAATAATGACTGAGTAGGCAGCAAGAGAAGCCTGATAGGCAGGGGAAATTTGATCATAGGACACAAAGTGTGAAATATAGTAGTTGCAGGAAGACTTCTTAGTCTGAACTACATGATCAGTAAGCCACACGGGAGGTTTAGAGGTCCTGGAAGACCTCCTTGTCCCACGTGTAGGACAAAATACTCAGTAGAAAACACATGAGGGCTAAAAGCTGAGTGATCATCACATGAAGGACTAGAAGAAGGGGATAAGGTTTGAATATCAGGAACAATATGACCTGGAACTGAAGAGTGACTAGCATTATTATCAGGTGGAGAGTCTGTGAACTCTAAGACACGAAATAAACTCTGTTACTCATCATAATAACAGCTTCATTGGTATCATTAGAGCTATTTACACATTTTCTATTAATCCTCTTACTTTCTACATTGATGATCATGGCATACGCTTGATTTAGGTtcggtattccggctactcctagGCCTCAagttgcccattatgcaccgccGCTGTCTAGTGCACCTTCTGCATGGGGTGCTTTCggtggtcagtccagccgaccaggccaGAGCCAGTTCTAGCAGCCATGTCCTCCGAGAGATTTTtttaagtgtggtgacactcgtcatatggtgagggactgtcctagactcaggaggggtgcaccttcacagactactcaggctccacgtacTCCATATGGGCACCAGACTTCTCAGGCCGTGGTTAccacaccagttgccactccacctgcacagccagctagaggtggaggtctaGCAGGcaggggtcaccctagagggggaggtcagtccAGATGTTATGCTCTTCCGACAAGGGTGGAGGCGGTTGCATCCGACTCtattatcacaagtattgtccgggtttgtcatagagatgcatcagtcttatttgacccaggctccacttattcctatgtctcATCCTACTTTTCTCTATATTTGGGTATATCacatgattccttgagttctcatGTCTATGTGTCCCCGCCAGTGGGATATTATATTGTTATTggccgtgtgtatcggtcgtgtttagtcattgttggtagttttgagaccagagctgac
The DNA window shown above is from Nicotiana tomentosiformis chromosome 8, ASM39032v3, whole genome shotgun sequence and carries:
- the LOC138897021 gene encoding uncharacterized protein codes for the protein MAARTGSGLVGWTDHRKHPMQKSLFRVLEFTDSPPDNNASHSSVPGHIVPDIQTLSPSSSPSCDDHSAFSPHASLAAYSVIIEPRTFRETSADPKWVEDIQAEISALKENNTWSIVYLTPEKSNGETERYKAILVTRFYILLEGLDYTETLSPVAKMVTVSVVVALATIEPRTFRETIADPKWVEDIQAEISALEENNTWYKATLVAKGYNQQEGLDYTETFSPVAKMVTVRIIVALVAASSWYIFQMRSVVGNVVKFGIALISWKSKKQGTVSRSSAEAEFRSMAATVAEIVWLVRLFKELGVDVTLHVSLHCNIKAAIQIVAHPIFHKRTKHIDIDCHFLREKIVQGLVQIQHIGTTEQIADVLTKALCKPHHDYLLSKLGMKDVFHPSA